ATCGCCATCGGCGTATACCCGGCCGCCAGTTCGGCCCGGGCCCGGGCCGTCAGCAGCGCGGCGTTGTTCGGATTGGCCTCCAAGGCGCGAATGGCATAATCGCAGGCCGCTCGAAACTCGCCCTGCCTCATCGCCAGACCGATCAGGGCCAGGTGCGAGTTGACCGAAGTTGGCTCGAGTTTCACGGCCTCTTCGAGCCTCTCTCTGGCGCTGCGAATGGCTTGCGGTGTCGGGTCTTCCAGCACCTGCTGGGCCCGGATGGTGGCCAGTTCGGCGTCCAGCGGCAGTTGCGCTTCCAGCGCGGTCAGCAGCTCAACCGCCCTGGCTCGATCCGACGGTTGAGCCCGCACGAACAGCAGCCGCATCAATGCCCGCTGGAGCCGCACGTTCTGAGGATACGCCGCCAAGCCCTCTTCCAAGATCGCGATGCCCTCGTCGAGCCTCTCGGCGCCCGCATAGAAACCGCCCAGCAGTTCGTATCCCGCCACACGATTGTCCTCGAAACCGATCAGCTTGCGATAGTCCTGCTCGGCCCGCTCAAGATCGCCCTCTTCGGCCAGGAAGACCGCCCGCATCCAGTAGGCCTCGAAGCTCTCTTGATCGGCGACGTATCCATGTATGACGTCCAGGGCCTCGGCATGGCGTCCTTCGGACCGCAAGATCGACGCCGTTACCGCTGCAAGCGTCCGCAACTGCGGCGCGATGGCCCGCGCCTCTCCGAGATACCGAAGCGCCTGCGCGGCATCCTTGCTCTGCTCGTACAGCAAGCGCGCCAACTCGATTCGCCCGCTGGCATCCTGATCGTCGTTGGAGACCTTCAGCTTCAGTTCATCCATCGCCCGGATCAGGTCCCCCGTGCCAACCGCTACGCGAACCTGCCACGCACTGGTGGCGGCGGGGTCCATCCGAACCTGCTGGAGCACCCGCTGGGCCTCGGCGAAGCGGCCTTGCCTCTGAAGCAGGGCCAGCAACCTCTCGGCCAGTTCCGTCGCCGCCGGATTGGCCGCGAGCCCCTGTCGACAGGTCTGTTCGAGCCGCGGCCAGTCCCCCAGTCGTTCGTACATCTGGGCCAGCAGTGACGCCGGCACCGACCATGCCGGATTGGCACGGACACAATGCCCGAGCAGGTCGGCAATCCCCTGCTGCTTTGCACGCCAGTCGTCCGAGCCCAGCCACAACGCCGCCTGATGCAGACGCCACCACAGGCCGCCTTCGCCCTCGGCCTTGCGCAGCTCGCCGACCAGCGCCTCGGCCGCCGCCGAGTCCTCCTGAATCTCGCGGACGCTCAGCAGCAGCAAACGGGCCTGAATCTCATGCTCGTCCTCGGCGGCCAATCTTCTGAGGATGTCGATCCCCACCGCACGGTCGCCGTAGACCAGTTCCAACAGGGCCAGCTTGATCGATACCGATCGCTTCTCGTCGGCCTCGACGGCCGTCAGTCCCTCCTGCAAACGGTTGCGAGCCGCTTCGTAATCACCGGCGGTAACCAGGAGGTCCGACAGGACCAGCCA
This genomic stretch from Anaerobaca lacustris harbors:
- a CDS encoding tetratricopeptide repeat protein; this encodes AILAGHIGGPQEAENELTRAIEECSEPLRARMQLVRHYIANDRASEAVSVCEAACAHHPEAAEPWLVLSDLLVTAGDYEAARNRLQEGLTAVEADEKRSVSIKLALLELVYGDRAVGIDILRRLAAEDEHEIQARLLLLSVREIQEDSAAAEALVGELRKAEGEGGLWWRLHQAALWLGSDDWRAKQQGIADLLGHCVRANPAWSVPASLLAQMYERLGDWPRLEQTCRQGLAANPAATELAERLLALLQRQGRFAEAQRVLQQVRMDPAATSAWQVRVAVGTGDLIRAMDELKLKVSNDDQDASGRIELARLLYEQSKDAAQALRYLGEARAIAPQLRTLAAVTASILRSEGRHAEALDVIHGYVADQESFEAYWMRAVFLAEEGDLERAEQDYRKLIGFEDNRVAGYELLGGFYAGAERLDEGIAILEEGLAAYPQNVRLQRALMRLLFVRAQPSDRARAVELLTALEAQLPLDAELATIRAQQVLEDPTPQAIRSARERLEEAVKLEPTSVNSHLALIGLAMRQGEFRAACDYAIRALEANPNNAALLTARARAELAAGYTPMAIQLARSVLQTDPNHVEARNVFVNAAMRSDDQRLLDEARTRLESALRREPGNEALLLSRSRLLVAMNQTKAAIPELRAYVQSEPGSGRIVPLLTLADLYRLAGDPEQAEQWIERAEQIAPKNQAVVHARFLWRLSLERWEELEGISPAYIAAEEQNPTTVLRAAEALISQDSMALRKEGVKLCEHAATLLPGSMQVRLMLASSLYQVGDIERAEQIYRELLKDNPNEVPVLNGLAWIIQERHQGFAEALELANRGVRLAPDDLPLLDTRATILAQMEGRLSDARRDLERLLKLSVSALDLRRQARTLVKLGRVCAELGEIDQAGQYLDRARQIDRSANVLTPEERLQISEILQTQSGH